A window from Cryobacterium sp. PAMC25264 encodes these proteins:
- the ald gene encoding alanine dehydrogenase, with the protein MRICVPKEIKDNEFRVAITPAGVHDLVLHGHEVLIETGAGLGSSITDDQFSAAGATILPDAVSTWSAAELLLKVKEPVPSEYGYFRADLVLFTYLHLAAEAGLTRALLDAGVTAIAYETVQLPTRALPLLAPMSEVAGRLAPIVGANAMLKPNGGPGLLVPGVPGTHPARVTVLGGGVAGTAAMQVAIGLGAEVTVLDTNLFRLRELDILHYGRVKTIASNAFEIETALLQSDLVIGSVLIPGARAPKLVSNELVSRMKPGSVLVDIAVDQGGCFADTHPTTHTEPTFTVHGSLFYCVANMPGAVPSTSTYALTNATLPYVRAIANRGWADALRADAALALGLNTFGGVLTSAPVATAHALPLTPLAEVLAAPAG; encoded by the coding sequence ATGCGGATTTGTGTACCGAAAGAGATCAAGGACAACGAGTTCCGGGTGGCGATCACGCCCGCCGGGGTGCACGACCTGGTGCTGCACGGCCATGAGGTGTTGATCGAAACCGGCGCAGGCCTGGGGTCGTCGATCACCGACGACCAGTTCTCAGCGGCCGGCGCCACGATCCTGCCCGATGCCGTCTCCACCTGGTCGGCGGCCGAGCTGCTACTCAAGGTGAAGGAGCCGGTGCCCAGCGAATACGGGTACTTCCGGGCCGACCTGGTGCTCTTCACCTATCTCCATCTGGCCGCCGAGGCGGGCCTCACCCGGGCGCTGCTCGACGCTGGAGTCACCGCCATCGCATACGAAACCGTGCAGCTGCCGACCCGGGCGCTGCCCCTGCTGGCGCCCATGAGCGAGGTCGCCGGACGTCTGGCGCCCATCGTCGGGGCCAACGCCATGCTCAAGCCCAATGGTGGCCCCGGTCTGCTGGTGCCCGGCGTGCCCGGCACGCATCCGGCCCGGGTCACGGTCCTGGGCGGCGGTGTCGCCGGAACCGCCGCGATGCAGGTGGCGATCGGGCTGGGCGCGGAGGTCACGGTCCTCGACACCAATCTCTTCCGGTTGCGCGAGCTGGACATCCTGCATTACGGCCGGGTGAAGACCATCGCGTCGAATGCCTTCGAGATCGAGACCGCGCTGCTGCAGTCCGATCTGGTGATCGGGTCGGTCCTCATTCCCGGTGCCCGGGCGCCCAAACTCGTGAGCAACGAGCTGGTGTCGCGTATGAAGCCCGGAAGCGTGCTCGTGGACATCGCGGTGGACCAGGGCGGCTGCTTCGCCGACACCCACCCCACCACGCACACCGAGCCCACTTTCACGGTGCACGGTTCGCTGTTCTACTGCGTGGCCAACATGCCGGGCGCCGTGCCGAGCACGTCGACGTATGCGCTGACCAACGCGACTCTGCCCTATGTGCGTGCCATCGCTAACCGGGGGTGGGCGGATGCGTTGCGCGCCGACGCGGCGCTGGCGCTGGGGCTGAACACCTTCGGCGGGGTGCTCACCAGCGCCCCGGTCGCCACGGCACACGCCCTGCCGCTCACACCCCTGGCCGAGGTGCTCGCCGCCCCGGCCGGCTAG
- a CDS encoding transglutaminase-like domain-containing protein — MTAHGTRWILGNTAAMLAATAVAATALWPVYQSTAFVQLVAVAAVLGCGIAIAGRVWRWPAWLVAAATVTGYLLVGVPLAVPGRALFGVLPTPAGLADLVPATALSWKQLVTIVLPVGSYQALLVPALILVLGSTVIGLTVALRSRAAETALLAPALLFVAGIILGPGTTESPGLRGLALFTVLVLWLLWLGHERRRHRLTVSGGRARPVGARRPAALRVAALTTLSLLVAVGAGSLASAALPPTATRDVLRTRVQAPFDVRAYPSPLTGFRGYLAADRADAVLFEVSGLPEGGRIRLATLDDYDGVVYAVGSADAASGTADSGTFTRLPYRLDQSAVAGDEVTLTVTVQDYSGVWVPGAGALERIRFTGPAASGLQDSFVYNDLGGTAAVIAGLGRGDGYTSTSIVPPAAGDLADVLPGTAVLPPIGVLPDGLDETLAGYQRPGDSAGERLQAMLDGLAADGYVSSGAAGEPASRSGHGADRISELLDDQPMLGDAEQYAVTAALMARQIGFPARVVLGFAPGGDGGPTAVTGADVSAWIEVQTLADGWVSLDPTPPVRDIPQSQPEDPTQVARPQTVLPPAVPDAADQIDPAPPESSTADDPAAPDPFWGVVRLVVAVVGWSALGLLVLAAPFLAVILAKWRRRRRRRLAPGAVDRAVGGWREFADTATDYRIDVPGQATRAELARSVGGVRAAWLAAEVDRAVFAPDGAAQADGDAVWVSVRELRTSLGAGRTRRERLRAAVSVRSFGRYAKRTTAREGRRRRRPGGTGASTKGTGT; from the coding sequence ATGACCGCGCACGGCACCCGCTGGATCCTGGGCAACACCGCGGCCATGCTCGCCGCCACAGCCGTGGCGGCCACCGCCCTGTGGCCGGTGTACCAGAGCACGGCGTTCGTGCAGCTGGTCGCCGTGGCCGCCGTGCTCGGCTGCGGCATCGCTATCGCCGGCAGGGTGTGGCGCTGGCCGGCCTGGCTCGTCGCCGCGGCGACCGTGACCGGCTACCTCCTCGTCGGGGTGCCCCTGGCCGTTCCCGGCCGCGCACTGTTCGGTGTGCTGCCGACCCCCGCCGGCCTCGCCGACCTGGTGCCGGCCACCGCGCTCAGCTGGAAACAGCTGGTCACCATCGTGCTGCCGGTCGGCTCCTATCAGGCCCTGCTGGTGCCCGCCCTGATCCTGGTGCTGGGCAGCACCGTCATCGGGCTCACCGTGGCGCTGCGCAGCCGGGCCGCCGAGACCGCCCTGCTGGCGCCCGCTCTGCTCTTCGTGGCCGGCATCATCCTGGGCCCTGGCACGACCGAGTCACCGGGACTCCGCGGGCTGGCCCTGTTCACCGTGCTGGTGCTCTGGTTGCTCTGGCTGGGCCACGAACGACGGCGGCACCGGCTGACGGTCAGCGGCGGCCGTGCCCGGCCGGTCGGTGCCCGTCGCCCGGCCGCCCTCAGGGTCGCCGCGCTCACGACGCTGTCGCTCCTGGTGGCCGTCGGCGCCGGTTCGCTCGCTTCAGCCGCCCTGCCGCCGACGGCGACCAGGGACGTGCTGCGCACCCGGGTGCAGGCCCCGTTCGACGTGCGCGCCTACCCGAGCCCACTCACCGGTTTCCGCGGCTACCTGGCGGCCGACCGGGCCGACGCCGTGTTGTTCGAGGTGTCCGGTCTGCCCGAAGGCGGACGCATCCGGCTGGCCACCCTCGACGACTACGACGGGGTGGTCTACGCCGTGGGCAGCGCGGATGCGGCGTCCGGTACCGCCGATTCGGGCACCTTCACCCGGCTGCCGTACCGCCTCGACCAGAGCGCCGTCGCCGGTGACGAGGTCACTCTCACGGTGACGGTCCAGGACTACTCGGGAGTGTGGGTCCCCGGAGCCGGCGCGCTGGAGCGCATCCGGTTCACCGGCCCGGCGGCGTCTGGGCTGCAGGACTCGTTCGTCTACAACGACCTTGGCGGCACCGCCGCCGTGATCGCAGGCCTCGGACGCGGCGATGGCTACACCAGTACGTCGATCGTGCCGCCTGCCGCCGGCGACCTCGCCGACGTCCTGCCCGGCACGGCGGTGCTGCCGCCCATCGGGGTGCTGCCCGACGGGCTCGACGAGACCCTCGCCGGGTACCAGCGCCCCGGTGACAGTGCGGGCGAGCGGCTGCAGGCCATGCTCGACGGGCTGGCCGCGGACGGGTACGTCAGCAGCGGGGCCGCCGGGGAACCGGCCAGCCGCTCCGGCCACGGCGCCGACCGGATCAGCGAGCTCCTCGACGACCAGCCCATGCTCGGCGACGCCGAGCAGTACGCGGTGACGGCCGCGCTGATGGCCAGGCAGATCGGCTTTCCCGCCCGGGTGGTGCTGGGCTTCGCCCCCGGCGGCGACGGCGGCCCCACGGCCGTGACCGGGGCCGACGTGTCGGCCTGGATCGAGGTGCAGACGCTCGCCGACGGCTGGGTGAGCCTTGACCCCACCCCGCCCGTGCGGGACATCCCGCAGAGCCAGCCGGAGGACCCCACCCAGGTGGCCCGCCCGCAGACCGTGCTGCCACCGGCGGTTCCGGACGCGGCCGACCAGATCGACCCGGCCCCGCCGGAGAGCAGCACGGCGGACGACCCGGCCGCCCCTGATCCGTTCTGGGGTGTCGTGCGCCTCGTGGTCGCCGTCGTCGGATGGTCGGCGCTCGGCCTGCTCGTGCTCGCCGCACCGTTCCTGGCCGTGATCCTGGCCAAGTGGCGTCGGCGCCGGCGCCGACGGCTGGCCCCAGGGGCGGTCGATCGGGCCGTGGGCGGTTGGCGGGAATTCGCCGACACCGCCACCGACTACCGCATCGACGTGCCGGGCCAGGCGACACGCGCCGAACTGGCCCGGTCCGTGGGCGGTGTGCGCGCCGCGTGGCTGGCGGCGGAGGTGGACCGGGCGGTCTTCGCGCCCGACGGGGCCGCGCAGGCCGACGGCGACGCGGTCTGGGTGTCGGTGCGGGAACTGCGTACCAGCCTGGGCGCGGGGCGCACCCGCCGTGAGCGGCTGCGGGCGGCTGTCTCGGTGCGCTCGTTCGGTCGCTACGCTAAGAGGACGACCGCGCGGGAGGGTCGACGCAGGCGCCGGCCGGGGGGAACCGGCGCGAGCACGAAGGGAACGGGCACGTGA
- a CDS encoding ABC transporter ATP-binding protein: MATGAFADRGADLELVGIQKRFPGFTAIEHLDLVIPAGSFFALLGPSGCGKTTTLRLVAGLEDPTGGRILIGGQDVTGQKAYQRPVNTVFQSYALFPHMTVLENVAFGLRRRKIADAVAKAHEALRLVELDHLAARKPVQLSGGQQQRVALARAIVNRPALLLLDEPLGALDLKLRRQMQLELKTIQEEVGLTFLHVTHDQEEAMTMADTIAVMNKGRIEQMGTPELLYELPRTAFVANFLGQSNLFTGAVVGETSTSIAVDVAGRSIVVPKARSHRHAGDVTVGVRPEKITLHRQKPEPDSAHNVIGPGRVTDVSFTGVSTQYLVTVPGVGTIIVFEQNRSFGPVEGEGDEVWMTWNVEHGFGLDDDPAGPDPKFVADTTTKSIAAQRRAALVTELEEA, translated from the coding sequence GTGGCCACCGGAGCGTTCGCCGACCGCGGCGCCGACCTCGAACTCGTCGGCATCCAGAAACGGTTCCCCGGCTTCACCGCCATCGAACACCTCGACCTGGTCATCCCGGCCGGTTCGTTCTTCGCCCTGCTCGGCCCCTCCGGCTGCGGCAAGACCACCACCCTGCGGCTCGTGGCGGGGCTGGAAGACCCCACCGGCGGGCGCATCCTGATCGGCGGCCAGGACGTCACCGGGCAGAAGGCCTACCAGCGCCCGGTGAACACGGTGTTCCAAAGCTACGCGCTGTTCCCGCACATGACCGTGCTCGAGAACGTGGCGTTCGGCCTGCGCCGGCGCAAGATCGCGGATGCCGTGGCCAAGGCCCACGAGGCGCTGCGGCTCGTGGAACTCGACCACCTGGCCGCCCGCAAACCCGTGCAGCTCTCCGGCGGGCAGCAGCAGCGGGTGGCCCTGGCCCGCGCGATCGTGAACCGGCCGGCGCTCTTGTTGCTCGACGAACCGCTCGGGGCGCTCGACCTCAAGCTCCGCCGCCAGATGCAGCTGGAGCTCAAGACCATCCAGGAGGAGGTTGGCCTCACCTTCCTGCACGTCACCCACGACCAGGAGGAGGCCATGACCATGGCCGACACCATTGCGGTGATGAACAAGGGCCGCATTGAGCAGATGGGCACCCCCGAGCTGCTCTACGAACTGCCGCGCACGGCCTTCGTGGCCAACTTCCTCGGCCAGTCCAACCTCTTCACCGGGGCCGTGGTGGGGGAGACCAGCACCTCGATAGCAGTCGACGTGGCCGGGCGCAGCATCGTGGTGCCCAAGGCCCGCTCGCACCGCCACGCCGGTGATGTCACCGTGGGCGTACGGCCCGAAAAGATCACCCTGCACCGGCAGAAGCCGGAGCCGGACTCCGCCCACAACGTGATCGGCCCCGGCCGGGTGACGGATGTGTCGTTCACCGGAGTGAGCACCCAGTACCTCGTGACGGTGCCGGGTGTGGGCACCATCATCGTGTTCGAACAGAACCGCTCCTTCGGCCCCGTCGAGGGAGAGGGCGACGAGGTCTGGATGACCTGGAACGTTGAACACGGCTTCGGCCTGGACGACGACCCGGCAGGGCCGGACCCCAAGTTCGTCGCCGACACCACCACCAAGAGCATCGCGGCCCAGCGTCGGGCCGCCCTCGTCACGGAGCTCGAGGAGGCCTAG
- a CDS encoding ABC transporter permease: MAFAAFSSTAAPPADAPPRRRSKVALLLLLPGILYLVLFFLAPLVSLILTSLQAPSEFGDIGMYSYAFRWENYVAVIEQYWPHILRSFGYAIVATVLALAFSYPLAYFIGVTARKWPLLQSLMLVLVIAPFFISFLLRTLAWKQILSDESFLVTSLKAVSLLAPDAHLTGTAFSVIFGLTYNFIPFMTLPLYTTLERLDLRYLEAGNDLYASGFHTFRTVTIPLSMPGIVAGTLLTFIPAAGDYINASRDFLGGADTQMIGNVIEANFLVLLNYPAAAALSIILMTVILVIVGVYVKRSGTEELL; the protein is encoded by the coding sequence ATGGCCTTCGCCGCGTTCTCCAGCACGGCGGCACCGCCCGCCGATGCGCCGCCGCGCCGCCGCAGCAAGGTGGCACTGCTCCTGCTGCTGCCCGGAATCCTCTACCTGGTGCTGTTCTTCCTGGCCCCCCTGGTGTCGCTGATCCTCACGTCCCTGCAGGCGCCAAGCGAGTTCGGTGACATCGGAATGTACAGCTACGCGTTCCGATGGGAGAACTACGTGGCGGTGATCGAGCAGTACTGGCCGCACATCCTGCGCTCGTTCGGCTACGCCATCGTCGCCACGGTACTGGCGCTGGCGTTCAGCTACCCGCTGGCATACTTCATCGGGGTCACGGCCCGCAAATGGCCTCTACTGCAGAGCCTGATGCTGGTGCTCGTGATCGCACCGTTCTTCATCAGCTTCCTGCTGCGCACCCTGGCCTGGAAGCAGATCCTCTCCGACGAGTCGTTCCTCGTGACATCACTCAAGGCGGTGTCGCTGCTGGCGCCGGATGCGCACCTCACCGGCACGGCGTTCTCGGTGATCTTCGGGCTGACCTACAACTTCATCCCGTTCATGACCCTGCCGCTCTACACCACCCTGGAACGGCTGGACCTGCGCTACCTTGAGGCAGGCAACGACCTGTACGCCAGCGGGTTCCACACCTTCCGCACCGTCACCATCCCGCTGTCGATGCCCGGCATCGTGGCCGGCACGCTGCTCACCTTCATTCCCGCTGCCGGCGACTACATCAACGCCAGCCGTGACTTCCTCGGCGGGGCGGATACCCAGATGATCGGCAATGTGATCGAGGCGAACTTCCTCGTGCTGTTGAATTACCCGGCGGCCGCCGCTCTCTCGATCATCCTGATGACCGTGATCCTCGTGATCGTGGGCGTCTACGTGAAGAGAAGCGGAACGGAGGAACTGCTGTGA
- a CDS encoding FHA domain-containing protein, with protein sequence MNCQICSAHLPEGAMFCGGCGSSTTATPLTRKRADPRPNDTTIIQPVAPRSTVISVPLWPAGSLQAGTASAPASTDAAPDRAGTPAPVVAERYTLQFSTGETVSVRGTGLIGRRPLPQPTERFDHLIQITDLGMSVSKSHLEFGQHAGEFWINDRFSGNGTVVRRAPAPALRCEPGRRYLVGRGSRVEIGDQFFMVL encoded by the coding sequence GTGAACTGCCAGATTTGCAGTGCGCACCTGCCGGAGGGCGCCATGTTCTGCGGCGGCTGCGGGAGTTCGACCACGGCCACCCCGCTGACCCGCAAGCGCGCCGACCCCCGACCCAACGACACCACCATCATCCAACCGGTGGCGCCGCGGTCCACGGTGATCTCGGTTCCGCTCTGGCCGGCCGGCAGCCTGCAGGCCGGCACGGCTTCAGCCCCGGCCTCAACGGATGCTGCTCCGGACCGTGCAGGCACGCCGGCACCCGTCGTCGCTGAGCGGTACACCTTGCAGTTCAGCACGGGCGAGACCGTATCGGTGCGCGGCACGGGCCTGATCGGCCGCCGGCCGCTGCCGCAGCCCACCGAACGATTCGATCACCTCATCCAGATCACCGACCTCGGCATGTCGGTGTCCAAGAGTCACCTGGAATTCGGTCAGCACGCCGGCGAGTTCTGGATCAACGACAGGTTCTCCGGCAACGGCACGGTCGTGCGCCGGGCGCCGGCCCCCGCGCTGCGCTGCGAACCCGGCCGCCGGTACCTTGTCGGGCGTGGGTCCCGGGTGGAGATCGGCGACCAGTTCTTCATGGTGCTCTGA
- a CDS encoding PotD/PotF family extracellular solute-binding protein: MPLPADPMIRQLVQQAQRAQMGRRALLAGAGAGAAALALAACSTGSAAKPTAATDKSASEKTLRWDNWALYIDVDDAGNYPTLEAFMAETGITVNYTEAVDDNNTYYGKVKDQLALGKDIGADTVCLTDWMVGRLARFGYLQELDHANIPNLANLLPNLKDVDFDPGRELSVPWQGGFAGICWNKEKFPDGITSVEQLWSTPELKGRVGVLSEMRDTMGLIMLDAGVDISGDWGDDDFTAAIEVLKKQVSDGQVRNIKGNSYKEDLVNGDSLAAIVWSGDIVQLNAENGDKWGFVVPDKGGTIWNDNFVVPIGSAHKANAEALINYYYDPAVAAEVAAYVNFITPVAGAKEAAMEIDPELADNPLIFPDDATLAKAKVFRTLTGAEEQTYGAEFQSILLGA; this comes from the coding sequence ATGCCCCTGCCCGCAGACCCGATGATCCGTCAACTCGTGCAGCAGGCCCAGCGTGCCCAGATGGGGCGCCGTGCTCTCTTGGCCGGTGCGGGTGCCGGTGCGGCCGCCCTGGCGCTCGCCGCCTGTTCCACCGGCAGTGCGGCCAAGCCCACCGCGGCCACCGACAAGTCGGCGAGCGAGAAGACCCTGCGCTGGGACAACTGGGCGCTCTACATCGACGTGGACGACGCCGGCAACTACCCCACCCTGGAGGCGTTCATGGCGGAGACCGGCATCACGGTGAACTACACCGAGGCCGTCGACGACAACAACACCTACTACGGCAAGGTGAAGGACCAGCTGGCCCTGGGCAAGGACATCGGCGCCGACACTGTCTGCCTCACCGACTGGATGGTCGGCCGGCTCGCCCGGTTCGGCTACCTGCAGGAACTCGACCACGCCAACATCCCCAACCTGGCCAACCTGCTGCCCAACCTGAAGGACGTCGACTTCGACCCGGGCCGGGAACTGTCGGTGCCGTGGCAGGGCGGCTTCGCCGGTATCTGTTGGAACAAGGAGAAGTTCCCCGACGGCATCACGTCCGTCGAACAGCTGTGGAGCACCCCCGAACTCAAGGGTCGCGTCGGCGTGCTCTCCGAGATGCGCGACACCATGGGCCTGATCATGCTCGACGCGGGCGTCGACATCTCCGGCGACTGGGGCGACGACGACTTCACCGCCGCGATCGAGGTACTCAAGAAGCAGGTCAGCGACGGCCAGGTGCGCAACATCAAGGGCAACTCCTACAAGGAAGACCTCGTCAACGGCGACAGCCTCGCCGCCATCGTGTGGTCGGGCGACATCGTGCAGCTGAACGCCGAGAACGGCGACAAGTGGGGGTTCGTGGTGCCCGACAAGGGCGGCACCATCTGGAACGACAACTTCGTCGTGCCGATCGGGTCCGCGCACAAGGCCAACGCCGAAGCGCTGATCAACTACTACTACGACCCTGCCGTGGCCGCCGAGGTGGCCGCGTACGTCAACTTCATCACCCCGGTGGCCGGCGCCAAGGAGGCGGCCATGGAGATCGACCCCGAACTGGCCGACAACCCGTTGATCTTCCCCGACGACGCCACCCTCGCCAAGGCCAAGGTGTTCCGCACCCTCACCGGCGCCGAAGAACAGACCTACGGGGCAGAGTTCCAGAGCATCCTGCTGGGGGCCTGA
- a CDS encoding FtsK/SpoIIIE domain-containing protein, with the protein MATDSPQLPPADPIRLPNRPTAPDRAAFPLIACVAPLIAAGLIWWITGSALVLVFAVLSPVIAVAGLLDGRRSTARRRRRDAADYAAAMTDAADAVDRALERLRDAAWRQAPSVQTMLERPDEPGRWADPAAASVVLGAGTVPSGLRLEGAGDAAEHRELRARAAGLEGAPIVVDPAGGIGLIGPGLLLRALARSLVVQLTGQLSPRSLGLRLPDEPDWAWAARLPHHRAESPAQWLTVLDADQASRPPHRPADGPWIALAGTGAGLPPGCATVVRVYGPVGAEIVRLAGRPAAVPVAPVLVAESQVAGLGESLGRAAEAAGLGRHTGTLPDTVSFAALAALGAATGAGASSIRAAGPVTELSCTVGLGEHGPLVLDLVCDGPHALVGGTTGSGKSELLVTWVAALAARYDPGQVTFLLVDFKGGAAFDLLRALPHCVGLITDLDEREAHRALASLAAELRHRERVLRDAGARDITDLPSAALARLVIVVDEFATMLAAFPALHAVFVDIAARGRSLGVHLVLCTQRPAGVLRDALLANCSLRISLRVNNRADSQAVLGSDAAALIDAARPGRCALVRGSTPVETAQVASTGDADIRQIANDRPAGPNLPRRPWLDPLPHRVTRAQLAAMGAAPHGLLLGLLDEPERQRYRVAGYDPGVDGNLLVVGGARTGKSTLLAALTEQAPCAVRLVPADVEGTWDALVWARAELDGVVQTDRATGAHRQESAPESRLLLIDDLDAVLARWGDEHRAAAVDLVTGLLRDGGPSGLRLVITVQRLTGALQVLPALCQSRLVLRLPGVHEHQAAGEPAASYDATLPAGGGRWRGGRIQLPQPEPAGDGAASPVRRHDGVPSASAVMSTSDAAGPAGVWAVLLVVAGSVARSAAAFQADGQAGSRHVVELAAGPVTGTPGGRIEVSTVAAGTVLVADADTWQANWSLLAGLRGAAPLVFDGTTLADYRLLTRRRDLPPPLAPGRSRGWLVEPDGTVRRVTLP; encoded by the coding sequence ATGGCCACCGACTCCCCGCAGCTCCCGCCGGCCGACCCGATCCGGTTGCCGAACCGGCCGACGGCGCCCGACCGGGCCGCATTCCCCCTCATCGCCTGCGTGGCGCCGCTGATCGCCGCGGGTCTGATCTGGTGGATCACCGGATCGGCGCTGGTGCTGGTCTTCGCCGTGCTCAGCCCGGTGATCGCCGTGGCCGGGCTGCTCGACGGGCGACGGTCCACTGCTCGTCGCCGACGCCGGGACGCCGCTGACTATGCGGCCGCGATGACCGACGCTGCGGATGCCGTGGACCGGGCCCTCGAGAGGTTGCGTGACGCCGCCTGGCGCCAGGCGCCCTCCGTGCAGACCATGCTCGAACGACCGGACGAGCCGGGCCGCTGGGCCGACCCGGCCGCAGCATCCGTCGTTCTCGGCGCCGGCACGGTGCCCAGCGGCCTGCGCCTGGAGGGTGCCGGTGACGCCGCCGAGCACCGGGAGCTGCGGGCCCGCGCCGCCGGGCTCGAAGGGGCACCGATCGTGGTCGATCCGGCCGGCGGCATCGGGCTGATCGGGCCTGGGCTGCTGCTGCGGGCGCTCGCGCGGAGCCTGGTGGTGCAGTTGACCGGGCAGCTCAGCCCCCGCAGCCTGGGCCTGCGGCTGCCGGACGAACCGGACTGGGCGTGGGCGGCCCGCCTTCCGCACCACCGTGCCGAGTCCCCGGCGCAGTGGCTCACGGTGCTCGACGCCGATCAGGCGTCCCGGCCGCCGCACCGGCCAGCGGACGGCCCCTGGATCGCGTTGGCCGGAACCGGAGCGGGCCTGCCGCCGGGGTGCGCCACCGTCGTGCGGGTGTACGGGCCCGTCGGAGCGGAGATCGTGCGCCTGGCGGGCCGCCCGGCTGCCGTGCCCGTGGCGCCCGTGCTGGTGGCCGAGAGTCAGGTGGCGGGGCTGGGGGAGTCGCTCGGCCGTGCGGCAGAGGCGGCCGGCCTGGGGAGACACACCGGCACCCTGCCCGACACGGTCTCCTTCGCCGCTCTCGCCGCGCTCGGTGCTGCGACGGGCGCAGGCGCTTCCAGCATCCGCGCGGCCGGGCCCGTGACGGAGCTGAGCTGCACGGTGGGCCTGGGCGAGCACGGACCCCTCGTCCTCGACCTGGTGTGCGACGGCCCGCACGCCCTCGTGGGCGGCACGACCGGCAGCGGTAAGAGCGAACTGCTGGTGACGTGGGTGGCGGCCCTGGCCGCCCGGTATGACCCCGGCCAGGTCACCTTCCTGCTCGTCGACTTCAAGGGCGGCGCGGCCTTCGACCTGCTCCGCGCCCTGCCGCACTGCGTGGGTCTGATCACCGATCTCGACGAGCGGGAGGCGCACCGTGCCCTGGCGAGCCTGGCGGCCGAACTGCGGCACCGGGAGCGCGTGCTGCGGGACGCCGGAGCCCGCGACATAACCGACCTGCCCAGCGCGGCCCTCGCGCGGCTCGTGATCGTCGTGGACGAGTTCGCGACCATGCTGGCCGCGTTCCCGGCCCTGCACGCCGTGTTCGTCGATATCGCCGCCCGCGGGCGCTCCCTCGGGGTGCACCTGGTGCTCTGCACGCAGCGGCCGGCCGGCGTGCTGAGGGACGCGCTCCTGGCCAATTGCAGCCTGCGGATCTCGCTGCGGGTGAACAACCGGGCCGACAGTCAGGCCGTGCTCGGTTCGGATGCCGCAGCCCTGATCGACGCCGCCCGCCCCGGCCGGTGCGCTCTTGTGCGCGGGTCCACGCCGGTCGAGACCGCGCAGGTGGCCTCGACGGGTGACGCCGACATTCGGCAGATCGCGAACGATCGGCCGGCCGGGCCGAACCTGCCGCGACGCCCCTGGCTGGACCCGCTCCCGCACCGGGTGACCCGGGCGCAGCTGGCCGCGATGGGAGCCGCGCCGCATGGACTGCTGCTCGGCCTTCTCGACGAGCCGGAGCGCCAGCGCTACCGGGTGGCCGGTTACGACCCCGGCGTCGACGGCAACCTGCTGGTGGTCGGCGGTGCTCGCACCGGCAAGTCCACGCTGCTGGCCGCGCTCACCGAGCAGGCGCCGTGCGCGGTGCGGCTGGTGCCCGCCGACGTCGAGGGCACCTGGGATGCGCTGGTGTGGGCCCGCGCCGAACTGGACGGCGTCGTTCAAACGGACCGCGCGACCGGCGCTCACCGGCAGGAGAGCGCGCCGGAGAGCCGGCTGCTGCTGATCGACGACCTGGACGCCGTGCTGGCGCGCTGGGGTGACGAACACCGGGCCGCCGCCGTCGACCTCGTCACCGGTCTTCTGCGGGACGGCGGGCCGAGCGGGTTGCGGCTGGTCATCACCGTTCAGCGGCTCACCGGCGCCCTGCAGGTGCTGCCCGCCCTGTGTCAGAGCCGGCTGGTGCTGCGGCTGCCTGGCGTGCACGAGCACCAGGCCGCGGGGGAGCCGGCGGCCAGCTACGACGCAACCCTGCCGGCCGGCGGCGGCCGCTGGCGGGGCGGGCGCATCCAGCTGCCGCAGCCGGAGCCGGCCGGTGACGGCGCGGCGAGCCCGGTGCGGCGGCACGACGGTGTGCCCTCCGCCTCGGCCGTGATGTCGACGTCGGATGCGGCGGGTCCGGCGGGGGTGTGGGCTGTGCTGCTCGTGGTCGCCGGTTCGGTCGCCCGGTCGGCGGCGGCGTTCCAGGCGGATGGCCAGGCCGGCTCCCGCCACGTGGTCGAGCTGGCGGCCGGGCCCGTCACCGGGACGCCAGGTGGCCGGATAGAGGTGTCCACGGTAGCCGCGGGCACCGTGCTGGTGGCCGACGCCGATACCTGGCAGGCGAACTGGTCCCTGCTCGCCGGGCTGCGCGGAGCAGCACCGCTGGTTTTCGACGGCACTACCCTCGCCGATTACCGCCTGCTGACACGTCGGCGCGACCTACCGCCGCCGTTGGCGCCGGGCCGCTCGCGGGGCTGGCTCGTCGAGCCGGACGGCACCGTCCGGCGGGTGACGCTGCCCTAG